GGAGAGCGTCCGCAGGCCCAAAGGCGTCAGGATGGAGTCCTCGCCCTTGCCCTCGTAGCCCAGGATGGACGCGACCACCTTTGGCTGGCGCAGGCGGGCGTTGTCCGTCTCGTGCAGCTGCCTGCGAATGCGCTCCGCGTTCTCGCGCGAGGAGTCCGCCGCGTAGTCGCGCACCAGCAGCGTGTAGTTCTCGCCCGCGTCGCCCACGAACTCGTCGCGCTGCATCTCGATGGTCTTGCCCTCGCTTCCCAGCTCCAGGATCAGGCGGTCCAGCTGCTCCGCCACGGTGGACAGCACCTCGAAGAGGTAGATGGTCTCCGTGATGTCGGAAAGCGTGACGTAGTTGTCCAGCTCGAGCGTGGTCAGGCGCAGCAGGCTGCGGTCAAGCTGCGTGCGCGTGCTCTGCAGCGACACCAGAAGCTGGTTCACGGACGCCATGATCTGCGTCACGGTGCGCAGCTGGTGGCCCTTGCCGTCCACGAACACGTTCACGACCTGGCGGCGCTCGGAAACGGAGATCACGATGGCCTTCGTGAGCAGGCTCATGCGCGCCGCGGTGCGGTGGCGCATCCCGGTCTCGCTCGTGGGGAGCGACGGGTCCGGGTTCAGGTGGTAGTTTGCGCGCAGGATCTGGGTGAGCCCCTTGTCGATCACGATGGCGCCGTCCATCTTGCAGAGCTCG
This sequence is a window from Parafannyhessea umbonata. Protein-coding genes within it:
- the disA gene encoding DNA integrity scanning diadenylate cyclase DisA, which codes for MDQNEVDRAQDSRERLRSAIRQTAPGTSLRHALDMIIAGHMGALICIGDTDAVLAAGDDGFKLDISFTANRLFELCKMDGAIVIDKGLTQILRANYHLNPDPSLPTSETGMRHRTAARMSLLTKAIVISVSERRQVVNVFVDGKGHQLRTVTQIMASVNQLLVSLQSTRTQLDRSLLRLTTLELDNYVTLSDITETIYLFEVLSTVAEQLDRLILELGSEGKTIEMQRDEFVGDAGENYTLLVRDYAADSSRENAERIRRQLHETDNARLRQPKVVASILGYEGKGEDSILTPLGLRTLSNISVVRKGMADKIVDEYGSLQNLLDDIEKNPSRLDSVGVDNPGILADSLYRMWGKRA